The Oncorhynchus mykiss isolate Arlee chromosome 5, USDA_OmykA_1.1, whole genome shotgun sequence DNA window gtgcatctcctcctcatggactgcaccagatttgccagttcttgttgtgagatgttactccactctttcaccaaggcacctgcaagttcctggaaatttctggggggaatggccctcgccctcaccctccaatccaacaggtcccagacgtgctcaatgggattgagatccaggctcttcgctggccatggcagaacactaacattcctgtcttgcaggaaatcatgcacagaacgagcagtatggctggtgacattgtcatgctggagggtcatgtcaggatgagcctgcaggaagggtaccacatgagggaggaggatgtcttcacagtaatgcacagcgttgagattggcagcaattacaacaAGCTCattccgatgatgctgtgacacaccgccccagaccatgacggaccctccgcCTCTAAATTGAtcacgctccagagtacaggcctcgatgtaacgctcattccttcgtcAAAAAAGCGTGAATCCGAACATCACCCCAGGTGAAACAAAACCgggactcgtcagtgaagatcactttttgccagtcctgtctgaaccagcgacggtgggtttgtgcccataggtgacgttgttgcctggtatggttcccaatcagaggcagctgtctatcgttgtctctgattggggatcatatttaggcagccttttcccacctgttgtttgtgagATCTTGGTTTGGTACTGTGCTGTTTAGCCCTACTAATCTTTACGTTTAGTTTGTAATTGTTGTTTTTTCGGTGTTCATTGAATAAAATTAAGATGtatgcctaccacgctgcaccttggtccgatacTTCAATCAACGAGCATAACAGATGGAGCGATTGTGCGTTTCTGGTGTAACCACGGGAAGTTGTtgatgccatcctgtacctgtcccacaggtgtaatgttcggatgtactgatcctgtgcaggtgttgtttcaAGTGgtgtgccactgcgaggacgatcagctgtctgtcttgtctccctgtagcgcggtcttaggcgtctcacagtacggacattgtaatttattgccctggccacatctgcagtcttcatgcctccttgcagcatgcctaaggcacgttcacacagatgagcagagacgctgggcatctttcttttgggttttttcagtcagtagaaaggcctctttaatgtcctacgttttcataactgtgaccttaattgcctgtcgtctgtaagctgttagtgtcttaatgaccgttccacaggtgcatgttcattaattgtttatggtttattgaacaagcatgtgaaacagtgtttaaaccctttacaatgaagatctgtgaagttttttggatttttacaaattatctttgaaagacaggggcCTGAACAacggacgtttctttttttgctgagtttacattgaTATTATTTTAttgagcagatgctcttatcacaCCATAGTGTCACACCGTAGACTTTTGATACCAATAAAGGGTGAAAAGGGGCCACAAAATTGTGAAacacacaaaatatatatatattctaaaataaaaaaaaatatatattttttagaaaagtaatttgtattttgaaaatacaaattacAGCTCTCGAATGTATCTTGTTAGAAAATACATTGGAGTGTAGTTCAGCCCAGTGCACTACAAATGACAAAATACTCAAGTATTTAGTTGAAATACATATTCAAATACATGTAACATGAATACTGCCCATCTCTGGTTGGCATCAGGTTTCCTATTGGAGTCCCTGAATCAGAGCTTCAGAATGTCTGGAATGAAttgtgtctacacacacacacacacacacactacatgacctAAAACCTTGAATTACCACCAGCATGACATCATCGTGGCAGCACTGAGCTTGAATAATTTGTGTTCAGACTGAGCCATGTGTGTGTAACATGCACATTATAGACCACCCCTCCCCCGACCACACACTCAGCCTCCACATAGAGTCTAATCCCCACATGCTGAAACGTAATGCAAAAATCGTTCATGAAAAAAAAATGGACCCGATAACTTTAACAGGATCGGGGGAAAAAAAGCGTCTGGCAACAGTCGATATTAAAACATGCAGAGGCAGACGAGCTTGGGGCCTTACTGAGAGGAATGAGACTGcagcagaggggagaggagagggagagctgcCTACTGCAGCCTGCCTGCcacacagagtcagagacagatgACTACTAGTATTATCACGTTATTTTCCCCCGCTCAGCTACCCGTTGATTTGTGTATGAAAACCTAGCGCTTTTCTTTTACTCCTGCATGCTTGCCCCCCTTCTGGGTTTCTGCTTTTCGAGTGATCAGCTGATGAAGAGGCTAGCAGCTCGCCGCTATGCTGGTTTGCTAATTCTCTCCCCTCCAGCTGCAGCCGCAGCCCATCCAGCTACAACCCATTCTGATCCACAGAGTCAGACTGCAGACTGCAGCCAGGTAAATATTTGTCCTTCCTTCTTTCATTGTCTTCCTTCATTCGCCCTCGCTTCCTCTATTTATTCTGAGGATAGGATTCAGCCAGGCTGCATCGCACAGACcggcacagagggagagagggagacaggagagagagagagagagagcgtgtgtgtgagtgtctgtctgtctgtgtaagtgtcTGCAGTGTCTGTGTGAGCGGGAGAGGaagtgagtgtgtaggtgtgagcTGTAACAGATGAGGGGGTATCGTCTGCCAGTcgaggaggggaaggaagaggcAGGCTTGTTTGGTGATGATGGTACAAGCATAGAgcaacacatgcacgcacgcacacacacacacacacacacacacacacacacacacacacacacacacacacacacacacacacacacacacacacacagggtgtttAGCTGTTTTATCCATCTTTTAGGATTACTCTGTATCCCATTGCATTCCACTGTAGCCCTGTAGAGAAGGCTTTATAATGATAACCTTAAATGATAACCTGAACGATTATCCGCATGATGTCTTTTGTTGTCCTTTTTACTGTTCTTTTTGCGCTCGATCATTCTCTTTTGTTCATGCTTTTCTcgctttcactgtgtgtgtgtgtgtgtgtgtgcgcaagtgtTTATAAGTGTACGTGTGTGGAAGTGCACATGCATATTCCACCGTTGGTAATGTCATACAGATCCTTCGTCATTGATGATGGTCATTAGGCCACTTTCGATATGGTCCCCcagggtgtgtttgtctgtgtgtgtctgtgtttatggtgagagggaggggggttgaCTGATCGTATATGCATTCATAAACACAGATTACATATTAATTTAAATATACAGTTGCATGCACTTTCATCTCTGTTTCCTTGTAGATTTTCACATTCTAATACAATATAATATGACGTGGGTGTGCACTATTTTGGCTGCATTTCTGTATGGTTCATACATCAATATTCCGTTCAGATTGGAGTGCATTCCTCAGTCTCTGCTGAATGTGAACACATATtcacaccctctctccccctccctctctccctccctctccccctccctctccccctccctctctccctccctctctccctccctctctccctctctctctctctctctctctctctctccctccctctctccctctctccctccctctctccctccctccctctccctctctccctccttctctctctctttctctctcctctctctctttctctccctccctccctccctccctgccagcCTGGACAAGTAATGCTGCATGCATACGTCTACTTTAATTGCCTTTGTGTAAAATACAGCAGTTGCTTACTGCAGACATTTGCAGCTATGAGAGATTAAAATAAGATAGACACCACCATGGTGAATCTCCATCTCCATTGTTTTGCCTCAGACTTTAGTGTTTCCACCTCCACGGCCTGGTTCCTGGGCCATAGCCTCAGTGGACCTGCTTTGACTTGGGACCAAGGCAGCATTTACATAACAGCATTTACATAACATTGGCTAACTGCGAACATGGGTTTACACCTTCCACAGttaacaccttctcacaaagaAACTGACCTGTATTTAACCCTTTTTTTAGGCACTAAAGTACTTCCATATATGCgtacattcattttttaaaactggTGCCAGGCTGCCTTCAGGCAagtcttgtgaggcttgtgggtgtcctagagcaaaacatgtaCATGTTCGTTTGAGTCCCACCTTTCCatggtggggtcatattagtgtatagaccaaactgttcggacgctacagacagaaatGAGCAGATCTTCGGTAATGACTTGTAAGGGTCCTATCTTtccagaggggtcatattagtttgtaggccaaaccgttcagagGCTGCAGACATTTCcgagaagaccgatttttgggatgtctcctggtatAATAAACACAGCAAATGCGGAAGGGGAAGAGCACATgcaaaaaaacatatctctagcGTAAACAGATTGAGTTCTATGGGGATTTTTCAATTATGCTAATGTGATTTCTGTGGGGTGCAGACATCAACTCTAGGTTAATGAATAATTTAATAGTGAAATCAATAATCTATGCACATTTAGTTCATTCTTTGAAATAGTTTTTGGAAGAGGCTGTTGAATTGTTTTTCAAGGTCAAACTGTCTAAATCGTTAAGTCATCTAACTGCTAGACTTTCTTCAGAGAGGAGATCAATTGAACAGCTATTTAAGAACCACTAAACTGTCAGGAGTGTAGCTGACAGGAGTTACAGGGGTCAAATCACTGTCAAGAGCACAGTTGTTTCTTATCCCATCCCCAAACTTATTTCCAAATCCAAATTTGGTCCTAttgcatttacattttattgGGCCAATCTTTCTCCTCTTGAATAAGAAGATAACTTGTACACAACTCTGATTAATGTGTGTAAATTCTCTCTCCACTCAAATATTTGTTAATCGGTACATtccgggcggcaggtagcctagaggtgggcggcaggtagcctagcgcttaagagcgttgggccagtaaccggaaggttgatTGGTTCAAATCCCTCTGCCGGCAATGTGGataaatctgctgttctgccctcGAGCAAGGCAATCAACCCCCAACAACAGCAGCTCCCCGGGCACCAATGACATCGATCAAGGCTACACACTGCACCGGTTTGATTCAGTCGgcttgggttaaatgtggaataacatttcagttaaatgcattcagttgtgcaactttctaggtatcccctttcccactTCCAGCAGCTTGTGCATTCCTATATCCATCCTTTGTTTTCTGTGGTTCCCAGGAAGTGTAGATGTTCCTTAAGTAACAGCTAATTGAgatccaaataaacaaacaaatcctctccccttcttttcttcctcctccttgacCTCCCCCCATGTGGAGGAGAACGGGGCCTTGGAGGACATGGAGGAGGACATCAGCCTAAAGAAACGGAAAGGTGATCACCATGGCGACAAAGACTCTGAGTCCCGAGACTCCGGCCAGGAGGCTGGAGGTGAAAAGGTCAAGAAACGCAGAGGTAGACCTCCGGCAAAGAAACTGCCCCCCAACCCTCCCGAGCTCACCAAGCAGCTTAACACACTGGTGGACATGGTTATCAACTACAAAGACGGGTGAGATTACCAGGGAGAATTGGGGGCGCTGTGGTAATTATGTATTAATGGGTAATGCAATTATATCCACACAATATTAATTAACTACTTATTAGCGATGTGTAGATATGAAGGGCAATGGTGTTTGATGTCAGACCATGTAGGGAATGGTTAGACATGAATTACTTATATTTTGTGCCTCTATTTCACAGTGTAAGCATTGTGTTGCAGAAATGATGAGACAGAGAGGACCAGCCCTGACTTCAAAAATAGCATGTTTTCTTTCAAATTCTTTAGTTGCACTTGATTAGACTTGCCTGGAACAATGGAACTAAATCTGGCCAATCTGCCTCTCCAGGGAGTCTCAATCAAACGCTCAAAGCatttgaaataaaacaaatactattgTTGGTTGGTAACAGTGCCTGTGCATACTAATTCCAGGTTGGGCCGTCAGATCAGCAAAGGCTTTGTCCAGCTGCCTTCTAGGAAGGAGGTGCCAGAGTACTACGAGTTGATCCGCAAGcctgtggacttcaggaggatCAGGGTAGGCCCTGCGGACCATCTACACTGCATCTATAGGCACAACACCAACCCACCCAAATCTTACCACAGCACCAATTTCAGCCTTTCAGCCTACTGGTGGCTCACCACTAACCCACCAACTGATCTGCTCTTCCCCCAAATCTTCCCACATACCAACTGGACCAAAGCCTGTTAACGCAGTCATAGATGAAAGCGCTAACCTTTCATCTGTCTAACTGTCCTTCCACAACCCTGTGGTTGTCATTAACAAATTAATATACAGCATTTCCCAGCATCATCCGAGCAAACCTTTCTGTTGATGTTCaggtactatactgaacaaaaatataaatgcaacatgtaaagtgttggtcccatgtttcatgagctgatataaaatatcccaaaaatgttccatactcacaaaaagcttatttctctcaaatgtggtgcacaaatgtgtttatttcCTTATTAGTGAACAGTTCTCATTTTCCAAGATAATCAGACAggagtggcatatcaagaagctgattaaacagcacgatcactacgaaggtgcaccttgtgcttgggacaataaaaggccactataaaatgtacacaatgccacagatgtctcaagttttgagagagcatgcaattggcataataactgcaggaatgtccaccagagctgttgccagagaatttcatgttcatttctctaccataagctgcctccaacctcgttttagagaattttgtagtacgtccaaccggcctcactacTGCAGACCAGTGTATAgagttgtgtgggcgagtggtttgctgatgtcaacgttgtgaacaaagtgccccatggtggcggtgtggttatggtatgtgcaggaataagctacagacaatgaacacaattgcatgttATCAATGACAAATTGAATGcaagagataccatgacgagattctgaggcccgttgtcgtgccattcatccgccaccatcacctcatgtttcagcatgataatgtacgGCCCCCATGTTGCAagtatctgtacacaattccttgaagctgaaaatggcctgcatactcaccagacatgtcactcactgagcatgtttgggacgctctggatcgacgtgtacgacaatATCCAGCAGCATCGCACAGCCACTGAAGAAGAGAGGGAcaccattccacaggccacaatcaacagccagatcaactctatgtgaaggagatgttgcgctgcatgatgcaaatggtggtcacaccagatactgactggttttctgatccacgcccctacctttaaaAATAAAAGGTATCTGTaactaacagatgcatatctgtattcccagtcatatgaaatccgtagattatggcctaatgcatttatttcaattgactgatttccttctatgaacagtaacatctttgaaattgttgcatgttgcatttatatttttgttcagtataatgtgCATTGTATTTATGTGAGAGTACATGTTttctgtccatgtgtgtttttttgtaGGAGCGTGTGCGCAATCACAAGTACCGGAGTGTGGGAGATCTGGAGAAGGACATCATACTGCTGTGTCACAATGCCCAGACCTTCAACTTGGAGGGATCTCAGGTTTGCCTCAGGGATGTGATCTAGGCCTGCTGGAGTTCACACCACTGCCTACCGTTTCTACATGAAATCCACATACCATGATGCCCCCAGCTCTTGATTGTGAGAGGCTAATTCGGTGGCTAATTTGGTTCATGTTatgttatatgtgtgtgtttgctttaGATATTTGAGGACTCAATCGTTCTCAAGTCTGTTTTTGAGAGTGCACGACAGAGGATCGTCATTGACGATGAGGAGAAAAAGGACAGCACTGCCATCTGTGACGATGGAGGTCGAGACAATCAGTTTGGTTCATCAGAAGG harbors:
- the LOC110523353 gene encoding probable global transcription activator SNF2L2 isoform X2; translation: MLAPLLGFCFSSDQLMKRLAARRYAGLLILSPPAAAAAHPATTHSDPQSQTADCSQNGALEDMEEDISLKKRKGDHHGDKDSESRDSGQEAGGEKVKKRRGRPPAKKLPPNPPELTKQLNTLVDMVINYKDGLGRQISKGFVQLPSRKEVPEYYELIRKPVDFRRIRERVRNHKYRSVGDLEKDIILLCHNAQTFNLEGSQIFEDSIVLKSVFESARQRIVIDDEEKKDSTAICDDGGRDNQFGSSEVKTVTKQVKQRMKKEERSRKMKVKKTVYSDVDSDEDLEDNTAKDEG
- the LOC110523353 gene encoding probable global transcription activator SNF2L2 isoform X1 translates to MLAPLLGFCFSSDQLMKRLAARRYAGLLILSPPAAAAAHPATTHSDPQSQTADCSQENGALEDMEEDISLKKRKGDHHGDKDSESRDSGQEAGGEKVKKRRGRPPAKKLPPNPPELTKQLNTLVDMVINYKDGLGRQISKGFVQLPSRKEVPEYYELIRKPVDFRRIRERVRNHKYRSVGDLEKDIILLCHNAQTFNLEGSQIFEDSIVLKSVFESARQRIVIDDEEKKDSTAICDDGGRDNQFGSSEVKTVTKQVKQRMKKEERSRKMKVKKTVYSDVDSDEDLEDNTAKDEG